Proteins encoded by one window of Danaus plexippus chromosome Z, MEX_DaPlex, whole genome shotgun sequence:
- the LOC116777929 gene encoding uncharacterized protein LOC116777929 — MNSPKLNERCPSSLSTSKKHLSTESKEDSLDNSIRESIKSERPGSKGEEDCRRRTIIVEKKNGSYGFTLQSYGIHYKKEQEIEVITYVDHVEAEGPAAAAGMREGDVILSINGIDVERADHASIVTAINSCDSRMRIVVIFEDCVRKVELHLKYINIQRTIQNKMRELEQLSIRERQVFDSNWKTHSLPSQKKKSSPSDIISDTEDNIVDNINSTYCRPTLSSENVTAAKPPQPNVFMYQYLDPRYGACIIQPNLRTGGFVITVGSPRNRKDCHHYVVKTSNECHRASEVYKPANGKHMKTHRNSHSHGCAPCMPVYNNQDANSLEAYDLASPCCDPHCVPNSRKKLRRKKECSKEHKRKEKYQQVDKSTQKPDNCSHSVTHHTKKVCASGHCSGRYRYLATESTQTSQCSLQSYATSNATAACDNSASSYSTSLSSDTLFWDNERSEVKSSPKIQYQSSHQHVKPKSWDNLTTKAIGGYGFGYGYLDTSVKHTNRSKSQSRNHSGRSSQSHHDYQHHASEKHSHRQNGTPHHYPVYGRSHSHCPPTKSTESLVLVPKYQLESSGSESRLACDCVDSVEYYRRVNSSKSPGEPQATYYSQRFVYHGHSYKKKDANLSSEITRL; from the exons aTACGTGAGTCTATTAAATCGGAGAGACCAGGAAGTAAAGGAGAAGAGGATTGTAGGCGGCGAACTATTATCGTGGAAAAGAAAAATGGTAGCTACGGGTTCACGCTACAGAGCTACGGCATTCATTATAAGAAG GAGCAAGAAATAGAAGTAATTACTTACGTAGATCACGTGGAGGCTGAGGGTCCTGCTGCAGCGGCGGGAATGCGCGAAGGAGATGTCATCCTATCAATTAATGGAATAGATGTTGAACGTGCCGACCATGCTTCCATAGTCACTGCCATCAATTCTTGTGACTCACGAATGCGCATCGTTGTCATATTTGAAGACTGCGTTCGTAAAGTGGAGCTTCATCTGAAGTATATTAACATTCAACGcacaatacaaaacaaaatgcgAGAACTTGAACAACTTAGCATAAGAGAAAGACAAGTCTTCGATTCTAACTGGAAAACGCATAGCTTACCTtctcaaaagaaaaaatcgtcACCGTCGGACATAATATCTGACACCGAAGATAATATTGTTGACAATATTAATAGTACATATTGTCGACCGACATTGTCTAGTGAGAATGTCACTGCCGCCAAACCGCCTCAACCAAACGTGTTCATGTACCAGTACTTAGATCCTAGATACGGCGCTTGTATAATACAACCGAATTTACGTACTGGAGGTTTTGTTATCACTGTAGGGTCGCCGAGAAATAGAAAAGATTGTCACCATTATGTAGTTAAAACTTCTAATGAGTGTCATCGTGCTTCAGAAGTATACAAGCCGGCTAACGGAAAGCACATGAAAACCCATAGAAACAGTCACAGTCATGGGTGTGCGCCTTGTATGCCAGTCTACAATAATCAGGATGCAAACAGTCTTGAAGCTTATGATCTCGCGAGCCCTTGTTGTGATCCTCACTGTGTGCCTAACTCTAGAAAGAAATTAAGACGAAAGAAGGAATGTTCTAAAGaacataaaagaaaagaaaaataccaACAAGTTGATAAATCTACTCAAAAACCTGACAATTGTTCTCACTCAGTCACACATCACACTAAAAAAGTTTGCGCATCTGGTCATTGTTCTGGAAGATACAGATATCTTGCGACAGAATCTACTCAAACGAGTCAGTGCAGCTTGCAATCATATGCAACCAGCAATGCTACCGCAGCGTGTGATAACTCTGCTTCAAGTTATAGTACCTCTCTAAGTAGCGATACCTTATTCTGGGACAATGAGCGCTCGGAAGTCAAGTCCTCACCAAAGATTCAGTATCAAAGTTCTCATCAGCATGTAAAACCGAAGTCATGGGATAATCTAACTACAAAAGCTATAGGAGGATACGGTTTCGGTTATGGATATTTAGACACAAGCGTGAAACATACAAATAGATCGAAGAGTCAAAGTAGAAATCATAGCGGACGTAGTTCTCAAAGTCATCATGACTATCAGCATCACGCATCGGAAAAGCACTCCCATAGACAAAACGGCACTCCTCACCATTACCCCGTATATGGAAGAAGCCATAGTCACTGTCCTCCTACCAAATCTACTGAAAGTTTAGTTTTAGTACCTAAGTATCAATTAGAAAGCAGTGGATCAGAAAGTCGATTAGCTTGCGATTGCGTTGACTCCGTCGAATATTATCGTCGAGTTAATTCTTCAAAGAGCCCCGGAGAACCTCAAGCAACCTATTACTCACAACGATTTGTATACCATGgtcattcatataaaaagaaagatGCAAATCTCAGTTCTGAAATTACAAG